The genomic interval CCGCGCACCGAGCAGATCGGCGAGCAGTCGTGGTGGCTGCGGGGGTTCGCCCTGCCTTGTGTCGATCCGTTGCTCGCCGCGCTGGACAGGATCCTCAGCGAAGCGCCGCTGCGCCACATGATGACGCCCGGTGGCTTCAGCATGTCAGTGGCCACCAGCAGCTGCGGCGCACTGGGCTGGATCACCGACCGCAGCGGCTATCGCTACTCGCCTGTGGATCCGCTCAGCCAACAGCCCTGGCCGGCGATGCCGGCGGCGTTCTCCGATCTGGCGCAAGCGGCGGCGGCAGAGGCAGGATTTGCCGGATTCACGCCGGATTCCTGCCTGATCAACCGCTATGTTCCCGGCGCGAAGATGTCGTTGCACCAGGACAAAGACGAAAAGGACTACGCCGAACCGATCGTTTCCCTCTCGCTCGGGTTGCCGGCGACGTTTCTGTTCGGCGGTTTCGCCCGTGCCGACGGCACCCGGCGCATCCCGCTGCTGCACGGCGACATGGTGATCTGGGGCGGCGTCGACCGTCTGCGCTACCACGGTGTGCTGCCGGTCAAGCCCGGCCTTCACCCGCGCCTGGGCGAGCAACGGCTGAACCTGACCTTCCGCTGCGCCGGATCCTCGCGCAGAATTTGACCGCAAGCCCCGGAGTGTTGCCGTCAGCCAGGCTGGTTAACCTGAATCAAACAGGTCAACGGACGAACCATCATGAAAACGCTTTGCGCGACACCGAACACTGAAGACGATCCACGCTGGGCCGCCGTCCTCGCCCGAGATCCCCGGGCGGACGGGCAGTTCGTGTATGCCGTGAAAACCACCGGCGTCTACTGCCGTCCCAGCAGCCTGGCACGCCTGCCCAAGCCGCAGAACGTGGAGTTCTTCGATACCGCGCAAGAGGCCGAAGCGGCGGGCTATCGCCCCAGCAAACGGGCGGGCAAGGATCAGAGCAGCATGGCCGCCCAGCATGCGGCAACGGTGGCGGCGGCGTGCCGGCGGATCGAGTCGGCCGAACACCTGCCGCCGCTCAATGAATTGGCCGAGGCCGCCGGCCTGAGCCCGTTCCACTTTCACCGGGTGTTCAAGGCCGTCACCGGCCTGACGCCCAAGGGATACGGCGCGGCCCATCGCTCCCGCAAGGTCCGGGAGCGGTTGGCGGACAGCGGGACGGTCACCGATGCGCTCTACGATGCCGGATTCAACTCCAACAGCCGCTTCTACGAGAGCGCCGACCAGATGCTGGGCATGACGCCCGGCGATTACCGTGCAGCGGGCAGGAACAACGACATCCGCTTCGCCGTCGGCCAATGCTCGCTGGGGGCGATTCTGGTGGCGCAGAGCGAGCGCGGGGTTTGCGCGATCCTGCTGGGAGATGACCCGCACCAACTGGTGTGCGACCTGCAGGACAAATTCCGTCAGGCCAACCTGATCGGTGCGGACAGCGGATTCGAGCAGTTGATCGCCAGCGTCGTGGGTTTCATCGAGGCACCGGCGCTGGGCCTCGACCTGCCGCTGGACGTGCGCGGCACAGCGTTTCAGGAGCGGGTCTGGCAGGCGCTGCGGGACATTGCGCCCGGCAGCACCGCCAGCTACGCCGACATCGCCCAGCGCATCGGCGCGCCCAAGGCCGTGCGCGCCGTGGCCCAGGCGTGCGGCGCCAACAGCCTGGCGGTGGCCATTCCCTGCCATCGCGTGGTGCGCAGCGACGGCAACCTGTCGGGCTACCGCTGGGGCGTGGAACGCAAGCGTGCGCTGCTTGAGCGCGAAGCCCAGCCTTAGCGGATGCCGATGTGGACCGCCACCGAGTCGGGGCCGGTATAGGCCTCGAAGTCGGTGGCGTAACGCCGCTCGACCTGAGGGTTATCCTCGAAATAGCGCCAGATCCGGCCCCACGTGGCGATGACCGCCTCGGGCAGCGCGCCATGCCCTTCGAACACCAGGTAGTCGCCGCTCTCGATCCGCACCGTTTCGAAGTCGGTGCTGTCCCGATCGAGGATCGCGACGCCCGCCGTCACATCGAACGCCCCCGACGCATCCGACTCATAGGCCGAATACACGCCATAGACCGGTGATTCGGTCTGTTTGCCGGGAATGACGGCCGCCAGCCCTGCCTTATGGAACCGATCCCACATCGGGCCGATCTTCGCGGTGTGCCCGTCATGTTCGGCGAGGTTGGTGGTACGTACCCGCAGCCCCGCGACCGTGAAACCATTGACGTAAAGTTGCTTGAGATCCATCGAATGCGCCGCTCCATGTGCCTGAACGCGGCCCCGCAGGGCCGGGAAGGCGCTTACTGTGTCAGCGATTGACGTCCACCACAACCCGTCCGCGCAACTGGCCGGCCAGCAGCTTCGGCGCTGCGGCGATGGCCTCGCTCAGGGCGATCTCGTGGCTGATCAGCGGCAACAGGGCGAAGTCCAGGTCTTTGGCCAGGCGGTTCCAGGCTTCGATCCGCCGGGCCTTGGGCTGGGTCACGCTGTTGATGCCGGCCAGCGTCACGCCGCGCAGGATGAAGGGCGCCACCGACGCAGGGAAATCCATGCCCTGGGCCAGTCCGCAGGCGGCGACCGTGCCTTCGGCGCGGGTACTGGCGCAGGCGTTGGCCAAGGTGTGGCTGCCCACCGAATCGATCACGGCCGCCCAGCGCTCCTTGGCCAGAGGCCGGCCGGGCTCGGACAAGGTCGCCCGGTCGAGGATCTCGCCGGCACCCAGTCGTTTCAGGTATTCGTGCTCGGAGAGGCGACCGGTGGACGCCACCACGCGATACCCGAGCCGGTTCAGCAAGGCGATGGCGAAACTGCCGACACCGCCGTTGGCGCCGGTCACCAGCACCTCGCCCTGCGCCGGCGTCACGCCGTTGCGCTCCAGCGCCATGATGCACAGCATGGCCGTGTAGCCGGCGGTGCCGATGGCCATGGCCTGCGCGGCGGAGAACGCGTCGGGCAGCGGTATCAGCCAGTCGCCGTTGAGCCGCGCCTTCTGCGCCAGGCCGCCCCAATGGCTTTCGCCCACGCCCCAGCCGTTGAGCAGCACCTGATCGCCGGCCTTGTGGTCCGGGTGCGAACTGGCCTCCACGGTGCCCGCCAGATCGATCCCCGGCACCATCGGGAACTGGCGCACCACGGGGCTGCTGCCGGTGATCGCCAACCCGTCCTTGAAGTTCAGTGTGCTGTACGCCACGCGCACCGTCACATTGCCGTCCGGCAGTTGACCGTCGTCGAGGGTTTGCAGGCTGGCGCGGTAACCGCTGTCGTCTTTGTCGATCAGAATGCCGTTGAACATGACTGCCTCGCTGGGAAGGTTTCGGGGTCGTGGCATTCAAATACCACACTGCAACACATTGCCACACACGACTTTGCGCCAATCGGCAAATCCGCCGGGTGATTCCATGGCGGGCGGCTATGCTTTTTCGACGATCCCTTCGCCCCCGAAAACCTCATGTCGATGGAGCTGACAATGACCCGTCCCCGTTGGTTTCTCGCCTGTCTCATGCTGTGCCTTTTCGCCTTGGGCAGTGCCTGGGCCGCGCCGGCTCCCGCGAGCAAAGGCACGGGCACGGCCACCGACGAGCCGACATGGCCGCAAGTCATCACCAGCGGCGCCGCCAAGCTGACGGTCTACCAGCCGCAGCTCGACAGTTGGGACGGCTACACCCTCAAGGCCCGCGCCGCCGTCGAAGCCACCGGCGCCGACGGCAAGTCCATCTACGGCGTCGTCCAGTTCAGCGCCCACACGCTGGTGGACAAGGCCACGCGCTGGGTCGCCCTCGATCAGTACAACATTATCAAGGCCGACTTCCCGTCCGATGCGAGCCAGGCCGCCACCTGGGTCACCGCGCTGCAAAAGGATGCCGCCAACCGCAAGAAAACCATTTCCCTCGATCAGCTGGAGGCCGCCGTCGGGGTGCTTGCCGCCGAGCAGAAGGCCGACGCCGCGCCGCTGGAGAACACCCCGCCTGCCATCCTCAGCTCGGACGTCCCGGCGCTGCTGGTGTACATCGACGGCGAACCAGCCTACCGACCGGTGGAAGGCACCGGGCTGCAACGGGTGATCAACACCCGGCCGCTGCTGCTCAAGGACGATCAAGGCAAGCATTACCTGCACGTGTTCGACGGCTGGATGGCCGCGGACCGGTTGAACGGCGACTATTCGCGCCTGGCCTCCCCGCCCGCCGGCCTGGAGAAGGCCAAGAAAGCCGCGATCGACAGCCGCCAGGTGGACCTGCTGACCGGCCAAGGCGATCCCAAGGCCAAGGCGCCGAGCCTGGCCAAACCGCCGCAGCCGAAAATCTTCATCGCCACCACGCCGACCGAACTGATCGTCACCGACGGCGCGGCGCAATGGCAGCCGATCCAGGGCACGCGCCTGCTGTATGTCAGCAACACCACCGGGCACATCTTCAAGGAGATCGGCGACCAGAACAGCTACGTGCTGATTTCCGGGCGCTGGTTCCGAGCCGCCGACATGAACGGCCCCTGGACCTTCACCCCGGCCGACAAGCTGCCAGCGGACTTCGCCAACATTCCCGACGACAGCCCGAAAGAAAACGTCAAGGCTTCGGTGGCCGGCACGCCGCAGGCCAAGGAAGCGGCCATCGCCGCGACCATCCCGCAGACCTCGGCGATCAAGAAAAGCGCAGTGAAGATGACCGCCCCCGCCTTCGATGGCGAACCTCAGCTCAAGGCCATCACCGGCACCCCGCTGCAGTACGTGGTCAACAGCGCCACGCCGATCATCCGGGTCGACACCGACAGCTGGTACGCCGTGGAGAACGGCATCTGGTTCACGGCCACAAGCGTCAACGGGCCGTGGACGGTCGCAGGCTCCGTGCCGGCGGTG from Pseudomonas ekonensis carries:
- a CDS encoding GyrI-like domain-containing protein, whose translation is MDLKQLYVNGFTVAGLRVRTTNLAEHDGHTAKIGPMWDRFHKAGLAAVIPGKQTESPVYGVYSAYESDASGAFDVTAGVAILDRDSTDFETVRIESGDYLVFEGHGALPEAVIATWGRIWRYFEDNPQVERRYATDFEAYTGPDSVAVHIGIR
- a CDS encoding autotransporter; this encodes MTRPRWFLACLMLCLFALGSAWAAPAPASKGTGTATDEPTWPQVITSGAAKLTVYQPQLDSWDGYTLKARAAVEATGADGKSIYGVVQFSAHTLVDKATRWVALDQYNIIKADFPSDASQAATWVTALQKDAANRKKTISLDQLEAAVGVLAAEQKADAAPLENTPPAILSSDVPALLVYIDGEPAYRPVEGTGLQRVINTRPLLLKDDQGKHYLHVFDGWMAADRLNGDYSRLASPPAGLEKAKKAAIDSRQVDLLTGQGDPKAKAPSLAKPPQPKIFIATTPTELIVTDGAAQWQPIQGTRLLYVSNTTGHIFKEIGDQNSYVLISGRWFRAADMNGPWTFTPADKLPADFANIPDDSPKENVKASVAGTPQAKEAAIAATIPQTSAIKKSAVKMTAPAFDGEPQLKAITGTPLQYVVNSATPIIRVDTDSWYAVENGIWFTATSVNGPWTVAGSVPAVIYSIPPSSPMHYLTYVKVYESSGDTVVVGYTPGYQGSTLDPATGVVVYGTGYPYTPWVGSVWYGPPVTYGFGVAIRYTPWTGWTFGFGFGWSWGGSTVAMGWGWGAYPWWGNYGWGYAWGPRLYPAPLAWGGAAYGYRGGAVAWGPGGWAGTTGNIYRQWGDRATVSRYGGGYNAWTGNRWAGQVGASYNSRTGVSAAGQRGAVHNVYTGNYAAGRSGAAVGPEGGAIAGQRVTAGNARTGTQVTASRGAVYNPNTGNTTQYGGIRGRDGGAARIGDNVYAGHDGNVYKKTDDGWQSMVKGGATRAPVNNTAQLQNLNRESAARNFGNQRLNEFHDSSRVMNRSFGGGGGGGFHRR
- the ada gene encoding bifunctional DNA-binding transcriptional regulator/O6-methylguanine-DNA methyltransferase Ada, which codes for MKTLCATPNTEDDPRWAAVLARDPRADGQFVYAVKTTGVYCRPSSLARLPKPQNVEFFDTAQEAEAAGYRPSKRAGKDQSSMAAQHAATVAAACRRIESAEHLPPLNELAEAAGLSPFHFHRVFKAVTGLTPKGYGAAHRSRKVRERLADSGTVTDALYDAGFNSNSRFYESADQMLGMTPGDYRAAGRNNDIRFAVGQCSLGAILVAQSERGVCAILLGDDPHQLVCDLQDKFRQANLIGADSGFEQLIASVVGFIEAPALGLDLPLDVRGTAFQERVWQALRDIAPGSTASYADIAQRIGAPKAVRAVAQACGANSLAVAIPCHRVVRSDGNLSGYRWGVERKRALLEREAQP
- the alkB gene encoding DNA oxidative demethylase AlkB; this encodes MQPTTLDLFADTEPQPPRTEQIGEQSWWLRGFALPCVDPLLAALDRILSEAPLRHMMTPGGFSMSVATSSCGALGWITDRSGYRYSPVDPLSQQPWPAMPAAFSDLAQAAAAEAGFAGFTPDSCLINRYVPGAKMSLHQDKDEKDYAEPIVSLSLGLPATFLFGGFARADGTRRIPLLHGDMVIWGGVDRLRYHGVLPVKPGLHPRLGEQRLNLTFRCAGSSRRI
- the acuI gene encoding acrylyl-CoA reductase (NADPH) yields the protein MFNGILIDKDDSGYRASLQTLDDGQLPDGNVTVRVAYSTLNFKDGLAITGSSPVVRQFPMVPGIDLAGTVEASSHPDHKAGDQVLLNGWGVGESHWGGLAQKARLNGDWLIPLPDAFSAAQAMAIGTAGYTAMLCIMALERNGVTPAQGEVLVTGANGGVGSFAIALLNRLGYRVVASTGRLSEHEYLKRLGAGEILDRATLSEPGRPLAKERWAAVIDSVGSHTLANACASTRAEGTVAACGLAQGMDFPASVAPFILRGVTLAGINSVTQPKARRIEAWNRLAKDLDFALLPLISHEIALSEAIAAAPKLLAGQLRGRVVVDVNR